Proteins co-encoded in one Pogoniulus pusillus isolate bPogPus1 chromosome 15, bPogPus1.pri, whole genome shotgun sequence genomic window:
- the ARL1 gene encoding ADP-ribosylation factor-like protein 1, translating to MGGFFSSIFSSLFGTREMRILILGLDGAGKTTILYRLQVGEVVTTIPTIGFNVETVTYKNLKFQVWDLGGQTSIRPYWRCYYSNTDAVIYVVDSCDRDRIGTSKSELVAMLEEEELKKAILVVFANKQDMEQAMTPTEMANALGLPALKDRKWQIFKTSATKGTGLDEAMEWLVEALKSRQ from the exons ATGG GGGGCTTCTTCTCCAGCATCTTTTCCAGTTTGTTTGGAACTCGGGAGATGAGGATTCTGATCCTGGGACTGGATGGAGCAGGGAAAACAACCATTCTCTACAGGTTACAAGTGGGAGAAGTCGTTACCACCATTCCAA CCATTGGCTTCAATGTTGAGACTGTGACATATAAGAACCTGAAATTTCAAGTGTGGGACTTGGGAGGACAGACAAGCATAAG GCCCTACTGGCGCTGTTACTACTCAAACACAGACGCGGTCATTTACGTGGTGGACAGCTGTGATCGAGACAGGATTGGCACCTCCAAATCAGAGCTTGTGGCTATGCTAGAG GAAGAAGAGTTGAAGAAAGCCATTTTGGTGGTCTTTGCAAataagcaggacatggaacaggCCATGACCCCCACGGAGATGGCGAACGCTCTCGGCTTGCCAGCTCTGAAGGACCGCAAGTggcagatattcaaaacctctGCAACTAAAGGCACAGGGCTTGATGAAGCAATGGAGTG GTTGGTGGAGGCcttgaagagcaggcagtga